One genomic segment of Streptomyces sp. RKND-216 includes these proteins:
- a CDS encoding NUDIX hydrolase, translated as MSLHADAGRVLKEWGAPDAEQERLRLSYLDHLAAHPDGVWKACADGHVTASALVVEADGGRVLLTLHRKLRMWLQTGGHCEPEDTTLAQAALREATEESGITGLSLLGDAPVRLDRHLTPCAWHLDVQYAVRAPRGAVAEVSEESLDLRWFRFAELTDVTDASVQHLATATSRLLDRQ; from the coding sequence GTGAGCCTGCACGCGGACGCGGGCCGCGTACTGAAGGAGTGGGGCGCCCCGGACGCCGAGCAGGAGCGGCTGCGGCTGTCCTACCTCGACCACCTCGCCGCCCATCCGGACGGGGTCTGGAAGGCGTGCGCCGACGGGCACGTGACCGCGAGCGCGCTGGTGGTCGAGGCCGACGGCGGTCGGGTGCTGCTGACCCTGCACCGCAAGCTGCGGATGTGGCTCCAGACCGGTGGCCACTGCGAGCCGGAGGACACGACGCTGGCGCAGGCGGCGCTGCGGGAGGCGACGGAGGAGTCCGGGATCACGGGGCTGTCGCTGCTCGGCGACGCGCCGGTGCGGCTGGACCGGCACCTGACGCCGTGCGCGTGGCACCTGGACGTGCAGTACGCGGTGCGGGCGCCTCGCGGGGCGGTGGCGGAGGTCAGCGAGGAGTCGCTGGACCTGCGCTGGTTCCGCTTCGCGGAACTCACCGACGTCACGGACGCCTCCGTCCAGCACCTAGCCACCGCGACGAGCCGCCTGCTCGACCGACAGTGA
- a CDS encoding AIM24 family protein, which translates to MQSSLFGYTEVQSTDRYALQNPRLLRVGLTGHDDVLARQGSMVAYQGMLEFDGEYQTQDQRRARRRTGEGLDLMRVSGQGTVFLANLAQYVHLLDVGHEGLTVDSQYVLALDSQLHWEVVSVDSQYGVSGSGKYNLNITGQGKVALMTSGQPLLLTVSPDAYANADSDAVVAWSSSLRVQMQAQTSASSVWRRRGSTGEGWELSFMGEGHALVQPAELLPPQNAQIGQGLGAQFGVGAQGARGANQGSIWG; encoded by the coding sequence ATGCAGAGTTCGCTTTTCGGCTACACCGAGGTCCAGTCCACGGACCGCTACGCGCTCCAGAACCCGCGCCTGCTGCGGGTCGGGCTCACCGGCCACGACGACGTGCTCGCCCGCCAGGGCAGCATGGTCGCCTATCAGGGCATGCTGGAGTTCGACGGCGAGTACCAGACGCAGGACCAGCGGCGCGCCCGGCGGCGCACCGGCGAGGGCCTGGACCTGATGCGCGTCTCCGGACAGGGCACCGTGTTCCTCGCAAACCTCGCGCAGTACGTCCACCTCCTCGACGTCGGCCACGAAGGGCTGACCGTCGACAGCCAGTACGTCCTCGCCCTCGACTCCCAGCTGCACTGGGAGGTCGTCTCCGTCGACAGCCAGTACGGGGTGTCCGGCTCCGGCAAGTACAACCTCAACATCACCGGTCAGGGCAAGGTCGCGCTAATGACGTCGGGCCAGCCGCTGCTGCTCACGGTCAGTCCGGACGCCTACGCGAACGCCGACTCCGACGCGGTCGTGGCCTGGTCCTCCTCCCTGCGCGTGCAGATGCAGGCGCAGACCAGCGCTTCCAGTGTGTGGCGGCGCCGCGGCAGCACCGGCGAGGGGTGGGAGCTCAGCTTCATGGGCGAGGGCCACGCGCTGGTGCAGCCCGCCGAGCTGCTGCCGCCGCAGAACGCCCAGATCGGGCAGGGCCTCGGTGCCCAGTTCGGTGTGGGGGCCCAAGGCGCCCGCGGCGCCAACCAGGGCAGCATCTGGGGCTGA
- a CDS encoding AIM24 family protein, giving the protein MDQQLVSGHAPTRPAARMENHGRSMLKVAMQSGQDLLARTGSMIAYEGFVQYEPNPPAVRQMASQWLTGEGAPLMRCHGDGLLYLADYGADVVVVGLNDDNLSVNGTNLLAFDAHLNWGVQRVKGMAKFSGQGLFNVAISGTGWVALTTRGTPVVVDCGKGADETYVDPDALVAWSTHLKMKGKRSFKASSMIGRGSGEAYQLGFSGQGFVVVQPSEDSADRLRARG; this is encoded by the coding sequence ATGGATCAGCAACTCGTTTCGGGCCACGCCCCGACCCGCCCCGCCGCACGCATGGAGAACCACGGCCGCAGCATGCTGAAGGTCGCCATGCAGAGCGGGCAGGACCTCCTCGCCCGCACCGGATCGATGATCGCCTACGAGGGCTTCGTCCAGTACGAGCCCAACCCGCCCGCCGTACGCCAGATGGCCTCGCAGTGGCTGACCGGCGAGGGCGCGCCGCTGATGCGCTGCCACGGCGACGGCCTGCTCTACCTCGCCGACTATGGCGCGGACGTCGTCGTGGTCGGCCTGAACGACGACAACCTGTCCGTCAACGGCACCAATCTCCTCGCCTTCGACGCCCACTTGAACTGGGGCGTGCAGCGGGTCAAGGGCATGGCGAAGTTCTCCGGCCAGGGCCTGTTCAACGTCGCGATCTCCGGCACCGGCTGGGTCGCGCTCACCACCCGCGGCACACCCGTCGTCGTCGACTGCGGCAAGGGCGCCGACGAGACGTACGTCGACCCGGACGCGCTCGTCGCCTGGTCGACGCACCTGAAGATGAAGGGCAAGCGCAGCTTCAAGGCGTCGTCGATGATCGGCCGCGGCAGCGGAGAGGCCTACCAGTTGGGCTTCTCGGGCCAGGGCTTCGTCGTCGTCCAGCCCAGCGAGGACAGCGCCGACCGCCTGCGGGCGCGAGGCTGA